CGGCTCCAAGTCCCCGGAGCCGTCGGCCGACGAATCGCCCGACAACGAGAAGGAGGCGGCGGGCGGAGGGGACGcggggaagaagaggaagaggagggtgCTCTTCTCCAAGGCGCAGACCGTACGAGCTGGAACGCCGGTTCCGGCAGCAGCGGTACCTGTCGGCGCCGGAGCGGGAGCACCTGGCCAGCCTGATCCGCCTGACGCCCACCCAGGTGAAGATCTGGTTCCAGAACCACCGCTACAAGATGAAGCGGGCCCGGGCCGAGAAAGGTATGGAAGTgactcctctcccctccccgcGGCGGGTGGCCGTGCCGGTCCTGGTGCGGGACGGCAAGCCCTGCCACACGCTCAAAGCTCAGGACTTGGCGGCCG
The sequence above is drawn from the Meleagris gallopavo isolate NT-WF06-2002-E0010 breed Aviagen turkey brand Nicholas breeding stock unplaced genomic scaffold, Turkey_5.1 ChrUn_random_7180001870017, whole genome shotgun sequence genome and encodes:
- the LOC104916117 gene encoding LOW QUALITY PROTEIN: homeobox protein Nkx-2.2-like (The sequence of the model RefSeq protein was modified relative to this genomic sequence to represent the inferred CDS: deleted 1 base in 1 codon) — its product is SKSPEPSADESPDNEKEAAGGGDAGKKRKRRVLFSKAQTYELERRFRQQRYLSAPEREHLASLIRLTPTQVKIWFQNHRYKMKRARAEKGMEVTPLPSPRRVAVPVLVRDGKPCHTLKAQDLAAATFQTGIPFSAYSAQSLQHMQYNAQYSAAGSPQYPTAHHLVQAQQWTW